One part of the Syntrophales bacterium genome encodes these proteins:
- the lptD gene encoding LPS assembly protein LptD produces the protein MFRFITASAVVFVLAVFWLLQPCLTMAQKNPSGPTHIEAERIRYISDPEGYEAEGDVVITFDGGYLKADRACLEVQSGDAGAEGNVFIQSGGDIMEGSRTVLNVNTKVGTIFDGRIFYDPSQVFLRGKTIEKRGEGEYRLLDAEVTTCCGDVPDWKITGRRINVAIDGYGTIRHGTFRIRDFPVLYIPWMIFPAKTTRQSGFLYPRIAYSSDKLGWDVGIPYYHVLSDAMDVTLFQRYMDKRGYQQGAEFRYFLGENSFGTFYADYLRDGMDITTRDGDGELFRDWRESRDRWSWYLDHESRFDSGLSIRANMKKISDNWYFRDFESHNYYSDHYGESGDRPFRRVDFTGDKNLAYLTSTVRLTKAWERFNITALGEYKDNLRLHSNERTLQKYPEITFTGMKQPFLNTPFDFEIDSSYGYYYRETGYRGHVFDAAPVISLPLRAGNYFRFIPEAGIRETRWDSKDSTGKQPGRRAGRTLYHVGSTLTSEVSRLFSVGKGSIDVVRHSIIPEISYRFSPYVSQDNRPDFVPFVDEENRVSYSINNTFTARLKDDEGVKSYRELANFKIGQSYNIREARRAVPAGGEKKKPFSEYDMELSLTPHPFVRFSGDASLDAYNSHWRILNGLLQLQDWRGDSATMEYRYTKNVVEQFDIGFNGRITDCLTLFLERIYDRMEKKGLETTYGVAYRKQCWDVVLKYTDSYDDRAFMLIITLAGLGTMPEITGSLPHGD, from the coding sequence ATGTTCCGGTTTATCACAGCATCGGCCGTCGTATTTGTCCTGGCTGTTTTTTGGCTGCTCCAGCCCTGCCTCACCATGGCACAGAAGAATCCATCGGGGCCGACTCATATCGAGGCTGAACGTATTCGGTATATCAGCGACCCGGAAGGCTATGAGGCGGAAGGAGATGTGGTTATTACCTTCGATGGAGGATACCTGAAGGCTGATCGGGCCTGCCTCGAGGTTCAGTCCGGCGACGCCGGGGCCGAGGGAAATGTCTTCATACAAAGCGGCGGGGATATCATGGAGGGGTCCCGCACTGTGCTCAATGTCAACACAAAGGTGGGGACCATTTTCGACGGCAGGATTTTTTATGATCCCAGTCAGGTATTCCTCAGGGGAAAGACCATCGAGAAACGGGGAGAGGGTGAGTACCGTCTTCTGGATGCCGAAGTGACGACCTGCTGCGGGGATGTACCTGACTGGAAAATTACGGGCCGAAGGATTAACGTAGCCATCGACGGGTACGGAACAATCAGACACGGAACCTTCAGAATACGTGACTTCCCGGTACTGTACATCCCCTGGATGATATTCCCTGCCAAGACGACCCGCCAGTCGGGGTTTCTGTACCCGAGGATTGCCTACTCCAGTGACAAGCTGGGCTGGGATGTGGGGATCCCCTACTACCACGTCCTGTCGGACGCCATGGACGTCACCCTGTTCCAACGCTACATGGACAAACGGGGATACCAGCAGGGAGCGGAGTTCCGGTACTTTCTCGGCGAGAATTCTTTCGGGACCTTCTACGCCGACTATCTCAGGGACGGCATGGATATTACGACCAGGGACGGTGACGGGGAGCTTTTCAGAGACTGGCGGGAGTCACGGGACCGATGGTCATGGTATCTGGACCATGAGAGCCGTTTCGATTCAGGCCTGTCGATCAGAGCGAACATGAAAAAGATTTCAGACAACTGGTATTTCCGGGATTTCGAGTCACATAATTATTACAGTGACCACTATGGTGAGAGCGGTGACCGACCGTTCCGGCGTGTGGATTTCACGGGAGACAAGAACCTCGCCTATCTAACATCGACGGTCCGACTCACCAAGGCCTGGGAACGTTTCAATATCACGGCGCTGGGAGAATATAAGGACAATCTGCGCCTTCATTCCAATGAAAGGACACTTCAGAAATATCCCGAGATCACCTTTACGGGTATGAAACAGCCCTTTTTGAATACCCCCTTTGACTTCGAGATAGATTCGTCCTATGGCTACTATTACCGGGAAACAGGCTACAGGGGCCATGTTTTTGATGCGGCTCCCGTCATATCGCTTCCTCTCAGGGCGGGAAATTATTTCCGATTTATTCCGGAGGCGGGTATCCGGGAAACCCGCTGGGACAGTAAAGACAGCACCGGTAAGCAGCCCGGAAGACGCGCCGGCAGGACCCTGTATCATGTCGGTTCAACCCTGACGTCAGAGGTGAGCCGCCTGTTTTCAGTTGGCAAGGGTTCCATAGATGTGGTGCGTCATTCTATAATCCCTGAAATATCATATCGTTTCAGCCCATATGTATCCCAGGACAACCGGCCTGATTTCGTTCCTTTTGTGGATGAAGAAAACCGTGTTTCCTATTCCATTAACAATACGTTTACGGCGCGGCTCAAGGATGATGAGGGTGTCAAATCGTACCGGGAACTTGCAAACTTCAAGATAGGCCAGTCCTACAACATCCGGGAAGCGAGACGGGCCGTGCCTGCCGGGGGTGAAAAAAAGAAACCTTTCAGCGAATATGACATGGAGCTTTCCTTGACGCCTCATCCATTCGTGCGGTTCAGCGGTGACGCCTCGCTGGACGCCTATAACAGCCACTGGAGAATCTTGAACGGACTTCTCCAACTTCAGGACTGGAGGGGGGATTCGGCCACGATGGAATATCGGTACACAAAAAACGTGGTTGAGCAGTTCGATATCGGCTTCAATGGGCGGATAACGGATTGTCTCACTCTTTTTCTTGAACGGATATACGACCGGATGGAGAAAAAAGGCCTGGAAACCACCTACGGCGTTGCCTACCGGAAACAATGCTGGGACGTGGTGTTAAAGTACACCGACAGCTACGATGACCGGGCATTCATGCTGATTATCACTCTTGCCGGTTTGGGTACCATGCCGGAGATTACGGGCAGCCTTCCCCACGGGGATTAG
- the rpsI gene encoding 30S ribosomal protein S9 — MAVKQYYATGKRKTAVARVWMREGSGEFVVNKRNFDDYFQLETVKNLVNRPLDVTDMRGKFDVRVNVRGGGTSGQAGAIKHGISKALVEYDESLKAVLRKAGFLTRDARIKERKKYGQPGARKRFQYSKR, encoded by the coding sequence ATGGCGGTAAAACAATACTACGCGACGGGCAAGAGAAAGACGGCCGTGGCCCGGGTATGGATGCGGGAAGGTTCGGGAGAGTTTGTGGTCAACAAGAGAAACTTTGATGACTACTTCCAGCTCGAAACGGTGAAGAATCTCGTTAATCGCCCCCTGGATGTGACGGATATGAGGGGAAAATTCGATGTCCGGGTAAACGTTCGCGGAGGGGGGACCTCGGGACAGGCCGGGGCGATCAAGCACGGTATATCAAAAGCACTTGTGGAATATGACGAATCTCTGAAGGCGGTTCTCAGGAAGGCTGGTTTCCTCACCCGTGATGCCCGGATCAAGGAACGGAAGAAGTACGGTCAGCCGGGTGCGCGCAAGCGGTTCCAATACTCGAAACGGTAA
- the cysS gene encoding cysteine--tRNA ligase translates to MKGSEVVAMTLKIYNTMTRRKEEFHPLEDGKVGLYVCGITAYDVCHIGHARSAIVFDVIFRYLKYRGYNTTFVKNFTDVDDKIIERARAEGVDIDTIAGTYIRRHNEDMDALGVSRPTVTPRATENIKGMIRLIERLLEKGLAYRTNGDVFYPVDRFSRYGKLSGRSLDEMMAGARVEVDERKKNPFDFVLWKAAKEGEPWWDSPWGRGRPGWHIECSAMSQRYLGETFDIHGGGEDLIFPHHENEIAQSEGASDKPFARYWIHNGFVKINSEKMSKSLGNVFTIEDILKQYHPEVVRLFMLQSHYRTIIDFSDESLREARVAIERFYRMILAVKQRCADGEIIDDLSEKNLTGKDRDMFGKINLLPERFTEAMDDDFNTARAIGYIFDTVRQINGYLEEIGPKPSRESLFVLDRARNCLRDLGKVLGLFLEEPKEYFRADRERELRVRDLDSDEIEARIGERAQARRDRDWAKADRIRDSLLARGVHLKDGPDGTTWIVQ, encoded by the coding sequence ATGAAAGGCAGTGAGGTAGTTGCCATGACCTTGAAAATCTACAACACCATGACCAGACGCAAGGAAGAGTTTCACCCCCTGGAAGATGGGAAGGTGGGCCTGTACGTCTGCGGTATCACCGCTTACGATGTTTGTCACATCGGACACGCCCGGTCTGCCATTGTCTTCGATGTCATATTCCGCTATCTGAAGTACCGTGGTTACAATACAACCTTTGTCAAGAACTTCACCGATGTGGACGACAAGATAATCGAAAGGGCGCGGGCCGAGGGCGTCGACATAGATACAATTGCCGGCACCTATATCCGACGCCACAACGAGGATATGGATGCCCTCGGGGTATCCCGTCCCACCGTGACACCACGGGCCACCGAGAACATCAAGGGAATGATCCGGCTCATCGAGCGACTTCTGGAAAAGGGGCTTGCCTACCGTACGAATGGAGACGTGTTTTATCCCGTCGACCGGTTTTCCCGGTACGGAAAATTGTCGGGACGATCCCTCGACGAGATGATGGCCGGTGCCCGTGTTGAAGTGGATGAGCGGAAGAAAAATCCCTTCGACTTTGTTCTCTGGAAAGCCGCGAAGGAAGGAGAACCCTGGTGGGACAGTCCCTGGGGACGAGGCCGCCCGGGATGGCACATAGAATGTTCCGCCATGAGCCAGCGATACCTCGGGGAAACATTCGACATTCACGGTGGTGGGGAGGACTTGATATTCCCCCACCATGAAAACGAAATTGCCCAGTCCGAAGGGGCTTCGGATAAACCATTCGCCCGATACTGGATCCATAACGGATTTGTGAAAATCAACAGTGAGAAGATGTCAAAATCTCTGGGTAATGTTTTTACCATCGAGGACATCCTCAAGCAGTACCATCCCGAAGTGGTACGTCTTTTTATGCTCCAGAGCCATTATCGGACAATCATCGATTTTTCCGATGAAAGCCTCAGGGAAGCCCGGGTTGCCATTGAGCGGTTTTATCGCATGATCCTGGCGGTGAAACAACGCTGTGCCGACGGCGAGATCATCGACGATCTTTCCGAAAAAAACCTTACGGGCAAAGACCGCGATATGTTCGGGAAGATCAACCTGCTCCCCGAGCGCTTCACGGAAGCCATGGACGATGATTTCAATACAGCCCGGGCCATCGGCTACATTTTTGATACCGTTCGACAGATCAACGGCTATCTGGAAGAGATCGGTCCCAAACCATCCCGGGAATCACTCTTTGTCCTCGACAGGGCACGAAATTGCTTGCGTGATCTGGGGAAAGTCCTCGGTCTGTTCCTTGAGGAGCCCAAGGAATACTTCCGGGCCGATCGGGAACGGGAACTCCGCGTACGCGATCTCGACAGCGATGAAATTGAGGCGCGTATCGGAGAACGGGCCCAGGCCCGCCGTGATCGAGACTGGGCGAAGGCGGACCGGATCCGGGATTCTCTTCTCGCACGGGGTGTTCACCTCAAGGATGGTCCCGACGGAACCACCTGGATAGTCCAGTAG
- the argC gene encoding N-acetyl-gamma-glutamyl-phosphate reductase: protein MVKIGIYGGSGYTGQELLRLLLNHPDCEVTAITSRRYRGTAVPDLYPHFRGLTDLEFMDASPEAVAEFCDAVFLAVPHGEAMDSAPRFLEARKKVIDLSADFRLRDPVTYEKWYLPHRSPELLPEAVYGLPELYRDAITEARLTANPGCYPTCAILGLAPLLKGGWIDSRTLIIDAKSGASGAGRTLNAGTLFCEVNEGFKAYKVGAHRHRPEIEQELSLLAGFDIRVIFTPHLIPANRGILSTMYGTPAKNVRPADLIEVYREFYSNAPFVRICDEGIVPSISSVKGSNFCDLGIAVDDSTGQILVISAIDNLIKGAAGQAIQNMNIMFGLPEDRGLGLVPLFP, encoded by the coding sequence ATGGTGAAAATCGGTATTTACGGAGGGAGCGGCTATACCGGGCAGGAACTGTTGCGGTTACTGTTGAACCACCCCGACTGTGAAGTTACGGCCATCACATCGCGCCGGTACAGGGGGACAGCCGTGCCGGACCTGTACCCCCATTTCAGGGGACTCACGGATCTCGAGTTCATGGACGCGTCACCGGAGGCGGTTGCCGAGTTCTGTGACGCCGTATTCCTCGCCGTTCCCCACGGAGAGGCAATGGATTCCGCTCCCCGGTTTCTCGAGGCCCGCAAGAAGGTCATCGATTTGAGCGCCGACTTTCGATTGCGCGACCCGGTGACCTATGAGAAATGGTACCTGCCCCACCGTTCTCCGGAGCTTCTCCCGGAGGCAGTCTACGGCCTCCCGGAGTTGTACCGGGACGCGATTACCGAAGCCCGGCTTACGGCAAACCCCGGGTGTTATCCCACGTGTGCGATTCTGGGACTGGCCCCGCTCCTGAAGGGCGGGTGGATCGACAGCCGAACTCTCATCATCGACGCCAAGTCGGGGGCAAGCGGTGCCGGCAGGACACTGAACGCGGGAACGCTCTTCTGTGAGGTCAACGAGGGCTTCAAGGCCTACAAGGTCGGCGCCCATCGGCACAGGCCGGAAATTGAACAGGAACTCTCGCTTCTCGCGGGTTTCGACATCAGGGTCATTTTTACACCGCACCTGATTCCGGCAAACCGAGGCATTCTGAGTACCATGTACGGCACACCAGCAAAGAATGTCCGACCTGCCGACCTGATCGAGGTGTACCGGGAATTTTACAGTAACGCGCCTTTTGTGAGGATCTGTGATGAGGGTATTGTTCCCTCTATTTCCTCGGTGAAAGGTTCCAACTTCTGTGACCTGGGAATTGCCGTCGACGACTCGACCGGGCAGATACTGGTTATCTCGGCTATCGATAACCTTATCAAGGGAGCCGCCGGCCAGGCAATCCAGAACATGAACATCATGTTCGGCCTGCCCGAGGATCGGGGTCTTGGGCTGGTTCCTCTGTTTCCCTGA
- the rplM gene encoding 50S ribosomal protein L13, whose protein sequence is MKTYSAKSGDITREWYLYDADGQVLGRLASDIARRLKGKNSPLYTPHVDTGDFVVVINAEKITLTGRKRAEKVYYRHSGYPGGLKSATARDVLEKKPENLLRMAVRGMLPKNTLGRKMLKKLKIYAGSEHPHGAQLPKIPEYKS, encoded by the coding sequence ATGAAAACCTACAGCGCAAAAAGCGGGGACATAACACGGGAATGGTATCTCTACGACGCGGACGGACAGGTCTTGGGACGTCTGGCCAGCGATATCGCCCGAAGACTTAAGGGCAAAAATTCGCCTCTCTACACACCCCACGTCGATACGGGCGATTTTGTCGTGGTCATCAATGCTGAAAAGATTACACTGACGGGCAGAAAACGTGCCGAAAAAGTGTATTACCGGCACAGCGGTTATCCCGGGGGATTGAAATCGGCTACGGCCAGAGATGTGCTCGAAAAAAAACCCGAGAATCTCCTGCGCATGGCCGTGAGGGGAATGCTTCCCAAAAACACCCTGGGAAGGAAAATGCTCAAGAAACTCAAAATTTACGCCGGAAGCGAACACCCTCACGGGGCGCAGTTACCCAAGATTCCGGAATACAAAAGCTGA